The Rhodocytophaga rosea genome has a segment encoding these proteins:
- a CDS encoding T9SS type A sorting domain-containing protein produces MVKVTASGVKQWDKRFGGSLADELSSIIKTQDGNYMMGGTTRSTLSGDVSQARAYEEDEFLGYGDYWIVKISSTGVKLWDKRFGGEAGDLLKTVIPTTDGGYLLGGSSKSKGSWTDNTGLNYCYWIIKVNSTGTLQWDKAYKSVGDGRYYTGETFSYLSNLVQTPDGGYLIGGSSQSDKSTDKSEGSRGILSPIYDYVSWDYRTDYSFDYWVIKVNATGERQWDKTFGGFGEDNLATALYNPDGSVLLAGNTTSALDGDKTELSRGKADFWVLKTKLSTQPPVTCTASGAILREVWNNITGSAVSSIPVSTAPSTTSQLTSFEAPSNAGTNYGQRIRGYICVPLTGNYTFYIAGDNNCELWLSTTDQPVNKVRIAHISGGSAYAGIRQWTKYTTQKSVSISLQAGKRYYIEALHKENSGGDNLAVGWQLPTATTIDLIPVSRLSPFVVPNARMSAEDTEENIISLQLYPNPSQGERIGLALENVISETEVVITLYNAVGQVITKTVYKADNNGFFTKELVFANKLAPGVYTVVLQAGNQQVSKKLIIAR; encoded by the coding sequence GTGGTAAAAGTGACAGCAAGTGGCGTAAAACAATGGGATAAGCGGTTTGGCGGCAGTCTGGCAGATGAACTCAGCAGTATAATTAAAACCCAGGATGGCAATTATATGATGGGAGGTACTACCCGTTCTACCCTAAGTGGCGATGTTTCTCAAGCCAGAGCTTATGAAGAAGATGAGTTTTTAGGCTATGGGGATTACTGGATAGTTAAGATCAGCAGTACCGGAGTTAAATTGTGGGACAAACGTTTTGGCGGAGAAGCAGGCGACTTACTGAAAACAGTTATTCCAACCACAGATGGTGGATATTTGCTCGGAGGAAGTTCTAAATCTAAGGGTAGTTGGACTGATAATACGGGCCTTAATTATTGCTACTGGATAATAAAGGTAAACAGTACAGGTACTCTGCAGTGGGACAAAGCCTACAAAAGTGTGGGTGATGGAAGATATTATACCGGAGAAACATTTAGCTATTTGAGTAACTTGGTACAAACGCCGGATGGAGGCTATTTAATCGGCGGAAGTTCTCAATCTGATAAAAGTACAGATAAATCTGAAGGAAGCCGTGGTATACTTTCCCCCATATATGATTATGTTTCCTGGGATTACAGAACTGATTACAGCTTTGATTACTGGGTAATTAAAGTTAATGCTACCGGAGAAAGACAGTGGGATAAAACCTTTGGTGGGTTTGGTGAAGATAACCTGGCTACTGCTTTATATAATCCGGATGGCAGTGTATTGCTGGCAGGCAATACTACTTCAGCTTTAGATGGCGATAAAACAGAGCTAAGCCGGGGAAAAGCAGATTTCTGGGTATTGAAAACCAAGCTATCCACACAACCTCCCGTTACCTGTACTGCTTCTGGCGCAATTCTCAGAGAAGTATGGAATAATATCACAGGTTCGGCCGTTAGCAGTATTCCTGTAAGCACTGCTCCAAGCACTACGAGTCAACTTACTTCTTTTGAAGCCCCTTCCAATGCTGGCACCAACTATGGGCAACGAATCAGAGGATACATCTGCGTGCCACTTACAGGAAATTATACTTTCTACATTGCAGGGGATAATAATTGCGAACTGTGGCTTTCTACTACAGACCAGCCTGTAAACAAAGTGCGAATTGCCCACATCAGTGGTGGCAGTGCTTATGCAGGTATCAGACAATGGACTAAATACACGACTCAAAAATCAGTATCTATCTCTTTACAGGCAGGGAAACGCTATTATATAGAGGCGCTGCACAAAGAAAACAGTGGTGGAGATAACTTAGCCGTAGGCTGGCAGTTACCTACAGCTACTACGATTGATCTGATACCTGTTTCCCGGCTGTCTCCTTTTGTCGTACCTAATGCACGTATGAGCGCAGAAGATACAGAAGAAAATATAATATCCTTGCAGCTCTATCCCAATCCATCGCAGGGCGAAAGAATCGGATTGGCATTGGAAAATGTAATATCAGAAACAGAAGTAGTGATAACATTATACAATGCCGTAGGCCAGGTAATTACTAAAACAGTGTATAAGGCGGATAATAATGGTTTCTTTACAAAAGAACTAGTATTTGCTAATAAGTTGGCACCAGGTGTCTATACGGTGGTCTTACAAGCAGGAAACCAACAGGTATCTAAAAAACTGATCATAGCCAGGTAA